The Klebsiella sp. RHBSTW-00484 genome includes a window with the following:
- a CDS encoding DUF3561 family protein, whose translation MRNTQNITIFRSEPPPVANDETTWSLSGAAVGFISWLLALGIPFLIYGGNTLFFLLYTWPFFLAIMPVAVVVGIALHSLLDGKLRYSVGATILTVGLMFGLLFLWLLG comes from the coding sequence ATGCGTAATACCCAGAACATCACTATTTTTCGTTCAGAACCGCCCCCCGTGGCTAATGACGAGACCACCTGGTCTCTGTCAGGCGCTGCCGTGGGTTTTATCTCATGGCTGCTGGCGCTGGGTATTCCCTTCCTTATCTATGGCGGTAACACGCTATTTTTCCTCCTCTATACCTGGCCCTTCTTCCTGGCAATCATGCCGGTTGCCGTGGTGGTCGGGATCGCGCTGCATTCCCTATTGGACGGTAAACTTCGCTACAGTGTTGGTGCGACGATTTTGACCGTCGGACTGATGTTCGGTCTGCTGTTCCTCTGGCTGCTGGGATAG
- the ftsB gene encoding cell division protein FtsB gives MGKLTLLLLALLVWLQYSLWFGKNGLHDYSRVNDDVSAQQATNAKLKARNDQLFAEIDDLNGGQEAIEERARNELSMTRPGETFYRLVPDASKRNQAAGQQQNNR, from the coding sequence ATGGGTAAATTAACGCTGCTATTATTGGCTTTGCTGGTCTGGCTGCAGTACTCGCTTTGGTTCGGCAAAAATGGTCTGCACGACTATAGCCGGGTTAATGACGATGTCTCCGCTCAGCAGGCAACCAATGCCAAATTAAAAGCACGCAACGATCAGCTGTTCGCCGAAATTGACGACCTCAATGGCGGCCAGGAAGCTATCGAAGAACGTGCGCGCAATGAACTCAGTATGACCCGCCCGGGCGAAACGTTTTATCGTCTGGTGCCGGATGCGTCAAAACGCAACCAGGCGGCGGGACAACAGCAGAATAATCGATAG
- the ispD gene encoding 2-C-methyl-D-erythritol 4-phosphate cytidylyltransferase, with translation MAATFPGVCAVVPAAGFGRRMQTECPKQYLSIGNKTILEHAVAALLANPRVQRVVIAVSPGDVRFSQLPLANHPQITVVDGGTERADSVLAGLKALDEADWVLVHDAARPCLHQDDLSRLLQLCETSRVGGILAAPVRDTMKRAEPGKVAIAHTVERNDLWHALTPQFFPRELLVDCLTRALNEGATITDEASALEYCGFHPELVAGRADNIKVTRPEDLALAEFYLTRSRHQEKA, from the coding sequence ATGGCAGCCACTTTTCCGGGCGTTTGCGCCGTGGTGCCGGCAGCCGGTTTTGGCCGCCGCATGCAAACGGAATGCCCAAAACAATATCTCTCAATCGGTAACAAAACGATTCTCGAACACGCAGTTGCTGCGTTGTTGGCGAACCCGCGCGTGCAGCGGGTGGTCATCGCCGTCAGCCCCGGCGATGTGCGTTTTAGCCAACTTCCGTTAGCGAATCACCCACAAATTACCGTCGTTGATGGCGGCACCGAGCGCGCGGACTCCGTCCTCGCGGGCCTGAAGGCGCTGGATGAGGCCGATTGGGTGCTGGTGCACGATGCCGCGCGCCCCTGTCTGCATCAGGACGACCTCAGCCGCCTGCTTCAGCTGTGTGAAACCAGCCGAGTGGGTGGCATTCTGGCCGCTCCGGTTCGCGATACCATGAAGCGCGCGGAGCCGGGCAAAGTCGCTATCGCCCATACCGTCGAGCGCAACGATTTATGGCATGCGCTGACGCCGCAATTTTTCCCTCGTGAGCTGCTTGTTGATTGCCTGACGCGCGCGCTCAATGAAGGGGCAACCATTACCGATGAAGCCTCGGCGCTGGAGTACTGCGGCTTCCATCCTGAACTGGTTGCCGGACGAGCTGATAATATTAAAGTGACGCGCCCGGAAGACCTGGCGCTGGCCGAATTTTACCTTACCCGTTCCCGACACCAGGAGAAGGCTTAA
- the ispF gene encoding 2-C-methyl-D-erythritol 2,4-cyclodiphosphate synthase translates to MRIGHGFDVHAFGGEGPIIIGGVRVPYEKGLLAHSDGDVALHALTDALLGAAALGDIGKLFPDTDPAFKGADSRELLREAWRRIQAKGYSLGNVDVTIIAQAPKMLPHIPQMRVFIAEDLGCHMDDVNVKATTTEKLGFTGRGEGIACEAVALLRKADK, encoded by the coding sequence ATGCGAATTGGACATGGTTTTGACGTACACGCTTTTGGCGGTGAAGGCCCAATCATTATTGGTGGCGTTCGCGTGCCTTATGAAAAAGGGCTGCTGGCACATTCCGATGGCGATGTGGCGCTGCATGCGCTGACCGACGCGCTACTGGGCGCGGCTGCGCTAGGCGATATTGGCAAGCTGTTTCCGGACACTGACCCGGCTTTTAAAGGGGCCGATAGCCGCGAGCTGCTGCGCGAAGCGTGGCGGCGGATTCAGGCGAAGGGCTATAGCCTTGGCAACGTTGACGTCACCATCATCGCCCAGGCACCGAAAATGCTGCCGCATATCCCGCAGATGCGCGTCTTTATCGCAGAAGATCTTGGCTGCCATATGGACGACGTTAACGTCAAAGCCACGACGACCGAAAAGCTGGGCTTTACCGGGCGCGGTGAAGGCATCGCTTGTGAAGCGGTGGCGCTATTGCGTAAGGCTGACAAATGA
- the truD gene encoding tRNA pseudouridine(13) synthase TruD: protein MIAFDELTYLHGKPLAQGLLKANPEDFVVVEDLGFEPDGEGEHVLVRILKNGCNTRFVAEALAKFLKIHAREVSFAGQKDKHAVTEQWLCARVPGKEMPDLSKFQLEGCQVLEYARHKRKLRLGALKGNQFTLVLREVSARDDVEKRLQAIADQGVPNYFGAQRFGIGGSNLQGALRWAESGAPVRDRNKRSFWLSAARSALFNQQVGIRLKKPEFNQVVDGDALQLAGRGSWFVATSEEFAELQERVDNRELMITAALVGSGDWGSQRDALAAEQAAVAEETQLQALLVREKVEAARRAMLLYPQQMSWSWWDDVTVELRFWLPAGSFATSVVRELINTTGDYANIAE from the coding sequence ATGATTGCGTTTGACGAACTCACTTATCTGCATGGAAAACCGCTGGCTCAGGGGCTGCTAAAAGCGAACCCGGAAGACTTTGTGGTGGTTGAGGATCTCGGCTTTGAGCCTGACGGTGAAGGCGAGCACGTACTGGTGCGGATTCTGAAAAATGGCTGCAATACGCGTTTTGTTGCTGAAGCTCTGGCAAAATTCCTTAAAATTCATGCGCGTGAAGTGAGCTTTGCCGGACAGAAGGACAAACACGCGGTCACCGAGCAGTGGCTGTGTGCCCGAGTGCCGGGTAAAGAGATGCCTGACCTGAGCAAATTTCAGCTCGAAGGCTGCCAGGTTCTCGAATACGCGCGCCACAAGCGCAAGCTGCGTCTGGGAGCACTGAAAGGCAACCAGTTCACTCTGGTGCTGCGTGAAGTTAGCGCCCGTGATGATGTCGAAAAGCGCCTGCAGGCGATTGCTGATCAGGGCGTTCCGAACTATTTTGGCGCTCAGCGCTTTGGTATCGGCGGTAGCAATTTGCAAGGTGCCCTGCGCTGGGCTGAGAGCGGTGCGCCGGTGCGCGATCGCAATAAACGCAGTTTTTGGTTGTCGGCGGCCCGCAGCGCATTGTTTAATCAACAGGTTGGTATTAGATTAAAAAAACCGGAATTTAATCAGGTTGTTGATGGTGATGCGCTACAATTAGCGGGGCGCGGAAGCTGGTTCGTTGCGACCTCTGAAGAATTCGCGGAACTCCAGGAACGGGTTGATAACCGTGAACTGATGATCACTGCTGCGCTTGTGGGTAGCGGCGATTGGGGAAGCCAACGGGATGCGCTGGCCGCCGAGCAGGCGGCAGTAGCCGAAGAGACGCAGTTACAGGCGCTTCTGGTGCGTGAAAAAGTGGAAGCGGCTCGCCGGGCGATGCTGCTCTACCCGCAGCAGATGAGCTGGAGCTGGTGGGATGACGTCACCGTGGAACTGCGTTTCTGGCTGCCAGCAGGCAGCTTTGCTACCAGCGTGGTAAGGGAGCTTATCAATACAACGGGTGATTATGCGAATATTGCTGAGTAA
- the surE gene encoding 5'/3'-nucleotidase SurE, translating to MRILLSNDDGIHAPGIQTLAKALREFAEVQIVAPDRNRSGASNSLTLESSLRTFTFDNGDIAVQMGTPTDCVYLGVNALMRPRPDIVVSGINAGPNLGDDVIYSGTVAAAMEGRHLGFPALAVSLNGYQHYDTAAAVTCSILRALSREPLRTGRILNINVPDLPLEQIKGIRVTRCGSRHPSDQVIPQKDPRGNTLYWIGPPGEKYDAGPDTDFAAVDEGYVSVTPLHVDLTAHSAHEVVSGWLERVGVDTQW from the coding sequence ATGCGAATATTGCTGAGTAACGATGACGGGATTCATGCGCCAGGGATTCAGACCCTGGCGAAGGCCTTACGGGAATTCGCTGAGGTTCAGATAGTTGCACCCGATCGTAACCGCAGCGGAGCATCGAACTCCCTGACGCTGGAATCCTCACTACGCACCTTCACTTTCGATAATGGCGATATCGCCGTGCAGATGGGCACTCCGACGGACTGCGTTTATCTCGGCGTTAACGCCCTGATGCGCCCGCGTCCGGATATCGTCGTTTCAGGTATTAACGCCGGGCCCAACCTCGGCGACGACGTTATTTACTCCGGTACCGTAGCCGCTGCAATGGAAGGCCGCCATCTGGGCTTTCCGGCGCTGGCCGTGTCGCTAAACGGCTATCAGCATTATGACACCGCCGCCGCGGTCACCTGCTCTATTCTGCGAGCATTAAGCCGCGAGCCGTTGCGCACCGGGCGTATTCTCAATATCAACGTACCGGATCTGCCTCTTGAGCAGATTAAAGGTATTCGCGTGACCCGCTGCGGCAGCCGTCATCCTTCCGATCAGGTGATTCCGCAGAAAGATCCGCGCGGCAATACGTTGTACTGGATTGGTCCGCCAGGCGAAAAGTACGATGCCGGGCCGGATACTGACTTTGCGGCCGTGGATGAAGGCTACGTTTCCGTCACTCCGCTGCATGTCGATTTAACCGCCCATAGCGCACATGAAGTGGTTAGCGGCTGGTTGGAACGCGTCGGGGTTGATACGCAATGGTAA
- a CDS encoding protein-L-isoaspartate(D-aspartate) O-methyltransferase, translating into MVSKRVESLLNQLRTQGIVDERVLDAIAQVPREKFVDEAFEHKAWENTALPIGQGQTISQPYMVARMTELLTLTPDSRVLEIGTGSGYQTAILAHLVHHVCSVERIKSLQWHARRRLKQLDLHNVSTRHGDGWQGWHARAPFDAIIVTAAPPEIPAALLAQLDDGGVLVLPVGEEHQFLKRIRRRGNDFVIDTVEAVRFVPLVKGELA; encoded by the coding sequence ATGGTAAGTAAACGTGTTGAAAGTCTTCTCAATCAGCTTCGCACTCAGGGCATTGTCGACGAGCGCGTACTGGACGCTATCGCTCAGGTGCCGCGAGAAAAGTTTGTTGATGAAGCCTTTGAACATAAAGCGTGGGAAAACACCGCATTGCCGATTGGTCAGGGGCAAACTATCTCGCAACCCTATATGGTAGCGCGGATGACCGAGCTTCTGACGCTAACACCGGACTCAAGGGTGCTGGAGATTGGCACTGGTTCAGGCTATCAAACGGCAATACTGGCGCATCTGGTGCACCATGTTTGCTCGGTTGAGCGGATTAAGAGTTTACAGTGGCATGCGCGCCGCCGCCTGAAACAACTTGATTTACATAATGTTTCAACCCGTCACGGCGATGGGTGGCAGGGTTGGCACGCGCGTGCGCCGTTCGACGCGATTATCGTTACCGCTGCGCCGCCGGAAATTCCGGCCGCACTGCTGGCGCAACTGGATGATGGCGGCGTGCTGGTATTGCCAGTGGGCGAAGAGCATCAGTTTCTGAAGCGGATCCGTCGACGCGGCAACGATTTTGTGATTGATACTGTCGAAGCCGTGCGCTTTGTTCCTCTTGTCAAAGGGGAGTTGGCCTGA
- the nlpD gene encoding murein hydrolase activator NlpD — protein MSAGSPKFTLSRIAALSLVSLWLAGCSSSNNAPAPVSSAGGASSSSTNSGMLITPPSNTGTSTVPQARPVQTQPVQTQPTQVQPMAQQPVQTVDGKIVYNRKYGNIPKGSYTGGSTYTVKRGDTLFYIAWVTGNDFRDLAQRNNVPAPYGLNVGQTLQVGNASGQPITGDNAVAQASAQASSGGMLTANSAQKSTAVVASQPTITYSESSGEQSANKMLPNNKPATTTTTVAPVTAPAVSTTQSTASSTSTSSPISSWRWPTDGKVIENFSGSEGGNKGIDIAGSKGQAIVATADGRVVYAGNALRGYGNLIIIKHNDDYLSAYAHNDTMLVKEQQDIKAGQKIATMGSTGTSSTRLHFEIRYKGKSVNPLQYLPQR, from the coding sequence ATGAGCGCGGGAAGCCCAAAATTTACCTTAAGTCGCATTGCGGCTTTATCACTGGTGTCACTCTGGCTGGCAGGCTGTAGCAGCTCCAATAATGCGCCAGCGCCGGTCAGTTCAGCTGGCGGTGCTTCATCTTCCAGTACCAATTCCGGAATGCTGATCACGCCGCCCTCCAATACCGGCACTTCCACCGTTCCACAGGCGCGCCCGGTACAAACTCAACCGGTACAGACGCAGCCTACCCAGGTTCAGCCGATGGCCCAGCAGCCGGTACAAACGGTTGATGGCAAGATTGTTTACAACCGTAAGTATGGGAATATTCCTAAAGGTAGCTATACCGGCGGCAGTACTTATACCGTTAAACGCGGCGATACGCTGTTCTATATTGCATGGGTCACCGGGAACGACTTCCGCGACCTGGCTCAGCGCAATAATGTCCCGGCACCGTACGGTTTGAACGTCGGTCAGACGCTTCAGGTCGGTAATGCGTCAGGCCAGCCGATCACCGGCGATAATGCCGTTGCACAGGCCAGCGCGCAGGCCAGCAGCGGTGGGATGCTGACCGCAAATTCTGCACAAAAATCGACCGCGGTGGTTGCGTCACAACCAACTATTACGTATTCTGAATCTTCAGGTGAACAGAGTGCTAATAAGATGTTGCCGAACAACAAGCCTGCGACGACGACTACAACCGTCGCGCCAGTTACGGCTCCAGCTGTCAGCACAACCCAATCGACTGCAAGCAGTACGTCAACCAGTTCGCCGATCTCTTCATGGCGCTGGCCGACTGATGGCAAAGTTATCGAGAACTTTAGTGGCTCCGAAGGAGGCAACAAAGGTATCGATATTGCAGGCAGTAAAGGACAGGCTATTGTCGCGACCGCAGATGGGCGCGTCGTCTATGCCGGTAACGCACTGCGCGGTTACGGTAATCTTATTATCATCAAACATAACGATGATTACCTGAGCGCCTACGCTCATAACGATACGATGCTGGTAAAAGAGCAACAAGATATCAAAGCGGGGCAGAAAATCGCTACCATGGGTAGCACAGGTACAAGTTCGACACGTTTGCATTTTGAAATTCGTTACAAGGGGAAATCCGTCAACCCGCTGCAGTATTTACCGCAGCGATAA
- the rpoS gene encoding RNA polymerase sigma factor RpoS, translating to MSQNTLKVHDLNEDAEFDENGVEVFDEKALVEEEPSDSDLAEEELLSQGATQRVLDATQLYLGEIGYSPLLTAEEEVYFARRALRGDVASRRRMIESNLRLVVKIARRYGNRGLALLDLIEEGNLGLIRAVEKFDPERGFRFSTYATWWIRQTIERAIMNQTRTIRLPIHIVKELNVYLRTARELSHKLDHEPSAEEIAEQLDKPVDDVSRMLRLNERITSVDTPLGGDSEKALLDILADEKDNGPEDTTQDDDMKQSIVKWLFELNAKQREVLARRFGLLGYEAATLEDVGREIGLTRERVRQIQVEGLRRLREILQGQGLNIEALFRE from the coding sequence ATGAGTCAGAATACGCTGAAAGTTCATGATTTAAATGAAGACGCGGAATTTGATGAGAACGGAGTCGAGGTTTTTGACGAGAAAGCCTTAGTTGAAGAGGAACCCAGTGATAGCGATCTGGCTGAAGAAGAGCTTCTTTCGCAGGGAGCAACCCAACGGGTGCTTGATGCGACGCAACTCTACCTTGGTGAGATTGGTTATTCCCCACTGCTGACCGCCGAAGAAGAGGTTTATTTTGCTCGTCGCGCGCTGCGTGGTGACGTTGCGTCACGCCGCCGGATGATTGAAAGTAACCTGCGTCTGGTCGTCAAGATAGCCCGTCGTTACGGCAATCGTGGTCTGGCTCTGCTGGATCTGATTGAAGAAGGTAACCTGGGGCTGATTCGCGCAGTTGAGAAGTTTGACCCGGAACGTGGGTTCCGTTTTTCGACTTATGCGACCTGGTGGATTCGTCAAACGATTGAACGGGCGATAATGAACCAAACCCGTACCATTCGCTTGCCTATCCATATTGTTAAAGAGCTGAACGTCTATCTGCGTACCGCACGCGAGTTGTCCCATAAGCTGGACCACGAGCCAAGCGCGGAAGAGATTGCCGAACAGCTGGATAAGCCGGTTGATGACGTGAGCAGGATGCTTCGTCTGAACGAGCGCATTACCTCGGTGGATACGCCGCTGGGTGGTGACTCGGAGAAAGCGCTGCTGGATATCCTGGCCGATGAAAAAGACAACGGCCCGGAAGACACCACGCAGGACGATGACATGAAACAATCCATCGTCAAATGGCTGTTCGAACTGAACGCCAAGCAGCGTGAAGTGCTGGCTCGTCGCTTTGGTCTGCTGGGTTATGAAGCCGCAACGCTTGAGGATGTGGGCCGTGAAATTGGTCTGACCCGCGAACGCGTGCGTCAAATCCAGGTTGAAGGTCTGCGCCGTCTGCGGGAAATTCTGCAAGGCCAGGGGCTGAACATCGAAGCGCTATTCCGCGAGTAA
- a CDS encoding DUF4440 domain-containing protein, whose translation MNRYIQEVLDAHVVIENWLSQGEGSIEALMLRFSADFTMIPTSGIRMSRQEVSAFFKGASARRPGLKIVVDSTALLAEWHDGAAVEYRETQYLPGKEKSVRWSTVIFRQQEKKVIWQHLHETAQG comes from the coding sequence ATGAATCGCTATATCCAGGAAGTACTCGACGCGCACGTAGTCATCGAAAACTGGCTAAGTCAGGGCGAAGGGAGCATAGAGGCGTTAATGCTCCGTTTTAGCGCCGATTTTACGATGATCCCAACAAGCGGCATTCGGATGAGCCGTCAGGAAGTTAGCGCCTTTTTCAAGGGTGCCAGCGCCAGACGACCTGGTTTAAAGATTGTCGTTGATAGTACCGCCCTGCTCGCCGAATGGCACGATGGCGCAGCAGTTGAGTATCGCGAAACCCAATATCTTCCGGGTAAAGAGAAGAGCGTGCGCTGGTCGACGGTTATCTTCCGCCAGCAAGAGAAGAAAGTCATCTGGCAGCATCTGCACGAAACAGCTCAGGGATAG
- a CDS encoding MFS transporter has product MTYRSKVATVFLLGFFLDLINMFIASVAFPAMSQALHASVGELAWVSNGYIAGLTLVLPFSAWLSQRFGARRIFLLSLGLFSVGALASGLADSLTSLILWRALQGMGGGLLIPIGQALTWQQFKPHERAKLSAAVMMVGLLAPACSPALGGVLVQSLSWRWVFFVSLPLAFITLGLAALWLKDENNTPRTRRFLHLSLLRDPLLRFSMLVYLCVPGTFIGINVVGMFYLQNVTGLSPSAIGSLMLPWSLASFAAISITGRYFNRLGPSPLIATGCLLQAAGIFILVGVDPHTAGSTLILAFTLMGAGGSLCSSSAQSSAFLNVANPDMPDASALWNINRQLSFLIGSAVLAALLSALLRYYPTALAWRGVFISAAMVTLVPLLSCLRFNNRAIVMHLQSKMENQ; this is encoded by the coding sequence ATGACGTATCGCAGCAAGGTCGCAACCGTTTTTCTGCTTGGTTTCTTTCTCGACTTAATCAATATGTTTATCGCCAGCGTCGCCTTTCCAGCGATGAGTCAGGCGCTGCACGCATCGGTGGGCGAACTGGCGTGGGTGAGCAATGGCTATATCGCCGGACTCACCCTGGTACTGCCTTTCAGCGCCTGGCTCAGCCAGCGATTTGGTGCCCGGCGCATCTTTTTGCTTTCACTGGGCCTGTTCAGCGTCGGGGCGCTGGCCTCAGGACTGGCTGATTCGCTGACAAGCCTCATTTTGTGGCGCGCGTTGCAAGGGATGGGCGGCGGGCTGTTAATTCCAATAGGTCAGGCGCTAACATGGCAGCAGTTTAAGCCTCACGAGCGGGCTAAACTTTCCGCCGCGGTGATGATGGTCGGCTTGTTGGCTCCGGCATGTTCTCCGGCCCTGGGCGGAGTATTAGTCCAATCACTTAGCTGGCGATGGGTGTTCTTTGTCAGCCTGCCGCTCGCATTCATCACGCTTGGCCTGGCCGCACTGTGGCTGAAGGATGAGAACAACACCCCGCGAACGCGTCGTTTCCTGCATCTCTCTTTATTGCGAGATCCGCTGCTGCGTTTTTCGATGCTGGTGTATCTCTGCGTACCGGGGACGTTTATTGGCATTAACGTCGTCGGGATGTTTTATTTGCAAAACGTCACCGGATTGTCACCTTCCGCCATCGGCTCTCTGATGCTGCCGTGGTCGCTGGCCTCGTTTGCGGCTATCTCAATAACCGGTCGTTATTTTAATCGTCTAGGCCCGAGCCCGTTAATTGCTACGGGCTGCCTGCTACAGGCCGCTGGGATCTTCATATTGGTCGGCGTGGATCCACATACCGCCGGCAGTACGCTAATACTGGCATTTACCTTAATGGGCGCAGGCGGCAGCCTGTGCAGCAGTTCGGCGCAGAGCAGCGCGTTTCTTAACGTGGCGAACCCTGATATGCCGGACGCCAGCGCGCTGTGGAATATCAATCGCCAGCTTAGCTTCCTGATTGGCTCAGCAGTACTGGCTGCGTTGCTTAGTGCCCTTCTGCGTTACTACCCAACGGCACTGGCCTGGCGCGGCGTATTTATCAGCGCCGCCATGGTTACCCTCGTGCCGCTACTGAGCTGCCTGCGGTTTAATAACCGGGCTATAGTCATGCACCTACAGAGCAAAATGGAGAACCAATGA
- a CDS encoding LysR family transcriptional regulator, with protein sequence MLNLQRMTMFVAVVDSGSFTAAAAALGQTKAVISFNVRQLESELGVTLLLRSTRRLTLTEAGSLFYHRGVALLKTAENLQDEVRASHSGLSGELRMTTTPEYGAQVIIPALAEFSARHPALRVRHVSSSHHADLISGRFDVAIRLGTLADSRYRAALISRFAIIPVAAPLWLAEHPLKTLEALAQADWIIHERLSAPLRWQLTGPRDESIAFDIKKVPRLSADSASALMAFALAGSGVALLPEWLVATALREQKLVQVVPEFTFPHQGVFAVYPDAQHVPTKVRAFIDFLRERQG encoded by the coding sequence ATGCTGAATCTACAGCGAATGACCATGTTTGTGGCGGTGGTGGATAGCGGCAGTTTTACCGCTGCGGCAGCGGCGCTTGGGCAAACTAAAGCGGTGATTAGCTTTAACGTCCGACAGCTGGAGAGCGAACTTGGCGTCACGCTGTTGTTGCGATCCACGCGCAGGCTGACGCTGACTGAGGCCGGTTCGCTGTTTTATCATCGCGGCGTTGCGTTACTGAAAACGGCTGAAAACCTGCAAGATGAGGTGCGGGCCAGCCACTCGGGGTTGAGCGGAGAACTGCGGATGACCACGACGCCAGAATATGGTGCGCAGGTGATTATTCCTGCGCTGGCGGAGTTCAGTGCGCGGCACCCGGCGCTGCGCGTGCGCCACGTTTCCTCTTCGCATCACGCGGATTTAATCTCCGGGCGTTTTGATGTGGCGATTCGCCTCGGAACGCTGGCGGATTCACGTTACCGGGCGGCGTTGATATCCCGCTTTGCCATTATCCCGGTAGCTGCCCCGTTATGGCTGGCTGAGCATCCTTTGAAAACCCTTGAGGCGCTGGCTCAGGCGGATTGGATTATTCATGAGCGCCTGTCCGCACCGCTACGCTGGCAGCTCACCGGGCCGCGCGATGAGAGCATCGCTTTTGACATTAAAAAGGTACCGCGTCTGTCGGCAGACAGCGCCAGTGCGCTGATGGCATTTGCGCTGGCGGGTAGCGGTGTTGCACTGTTACCCGAGTGGCTGGTGGCGACTGCGCTAAGAGAACAAAAACTGGTTCAGGTGGTGCCGGAATTTACTTTTCCGCATCAGGGTGTGTTCGCGGTCTACCCGGATGCGCAGCATGTACCAACTAAGGTCCGGGCGTTTATTGATTTTTTACGCGAACGCCAGGGTTAA
- a CDS encoding MarR family winged helix-turn-helix transcriptional regulator, with protein sequence MELRNEAFHLLRQLFQRHTARWQHVLPDLTKPQYAVMRSIAEHPGIEQVTLTEAAVSTKATLAEMLSRMESRGLVRREHDPADKRRRFVYLTEEGQLLLANSMPLGNAVDEEFLGRLSDEERQQFSHIIHKLIAQEQKD encoded by the coding sequence ATGGAGTTAAGAAACGAGGCGTTCCATCTATTGCGCCAGCTTTTTCAACGGCACACCGCCCGCTGGCAGCACGTACTGCCGGATCTCACCAAACCACAGTATGCGGTGATGCGCTCGATTGCGGAGCATCCGGGCATTGAACAGGTGACGCTGACGGAGGCGGCAGTCAGCACCAAAGCGACGCTGGCGGAAATGCTGAGCCGCATGGAGAGCCGGGGACTGGTGCGTCGTGAGCACGATCCAGCCGACAAACGCCGCCGTTTTGTCTATTTAACCGAGGAAGGCCAGTTGTTGTTGGCAAACTCCATGCCACTGGGAAACGCCGTTGATGAAGAGTTTTTGGGTCGTCTGAGCGACGAAGAGCGCCAGCAGTTTTCACATATTATCCATAAGCTGATCGCGCAAGAACAAAAAGATTAA
- a CDS encoding non-oxidative hydroxyarylic acid decarboxylases subunit B, with translation MKLIVGMTGATGAPLGVALLKALREMPEVETHLVMSKWAKTTIELETPYSAREVSELADFSHSPADQAAIISSGSFRTDGMIVIPCSMKTLAGIRAGYAEGLVGRAADVVLKEGRKLVLVAREMPLSTIHLENMLALSRMGVAMVPPMPAYYNHPETIEDVTDHVVARVLDQFGLDYHKARRWNGLRTEENFSQENE, from the coding sequence ATGAAGTTAATTGTTGGGATGACCGGGGCGACGGGCGCTCCGCTGGGCGTGGCGCTGCTTAAGGCGCTTCGTGAGATGCCGGAAGTGGAAACCCATTTGGTGATGTCTAAATGGGCTAAAACCACGATAGAACTGGAGACGCCGTACAGTGCGCGCGAAGTGTCTGAACTGGCTGATTTCTCGCATAGCCCTGCCGACCAGGCCGCCATCATCTCATCTGGTTCATTTCGTACCGACGGCATGATTGTCATCCCTTGCAGTATGAAGACGCTGGCCGGTATTCGTGCCGGATATGCTGAAGGGTTAGTTGGTCGGGCGGCTGACGTGGTGCTGAAAGAGGGCCGCAAGCTGGTGCTGGTCGCACGCGAAATGCCGCTGAGCACCATCCATCTGGAAAATATGCTCGCTCTGTCACGCATGGGCGTTGCGATGGTGCCGCCGATGCCCGCTTATTACAACCACCCTGAAACCATTGAAGACGTCACTGACCACGTTGTCGCGCGGGTGCTGGATCAGTTTGGTCTGGATTATCACAAAGCACGTCGCTGGAACGGGTTACGGACGGAAGAGAATTTTTCACAGGAGAATGAATAA